The following are encoded in a window of Flavobacterium cupriresistens genomic DNA:
- the wrbA gene encoding NAD(P)H:quinone oxidoreductase, producing the protein MKKQLLVLLTAIFIGFGVNAQVKTTETTVLVLIHSQNGGTYKMAKAIAEGIQDYPNSKAILKRVPSINSKEKLNADVEKLPVATIEELVNYDGIAFGSPVHFANISAEMNSFFSQSIPLWTSRALEGKPATVFMSAGSGAGKEAAILSFWNILASHGMIIVPTGIMGTATLDKTVPQGNTPFGATSLAGSTGTRPSPSELNLAKEQGKALARAASGLKNTESAKILKTTSVESKVGFDINKTLKDNNITLPEAPKPVGNYVPFTISDHKVYINQVALKDGKILNPGKIGATVTDEQAKEATYQTMLNVIAVLKEACGGDLNKVKQCVQLTGYFNTTPEYTQHAAIMNSASNLTALVFGEKGKHARATIGAFSLPINSAVEIQAVFEIE; encoded by the coding sequence ATGAAAAAGCAACTACTCGTATTACTAACAGCAATTTTTATTGGCTTTGGTGTAAATGCGCAAGTAAAAACAACCGAAACAACGGTACTGGTTCTGATTCATTCTCAAAACGGAGGAACCTATAAAATGGCAAAAGCAATCGCCGAAGGAATTCAGGATTATCCGAACTCAAAAGCAATACTTAAAAGAGTTCCCTCGATAAATTCAAAAGAAAAATTAAACGCTGATGTAGAAAAACTACCTGTTGCAACGATAGAAGAATTAGTCAATTATGATGGAATCGCTTTTGGAAGCCCCGTTCATTTTGCTAACATCAGTGCAGAGATGAATTCTTTTTTCAGCCAGAGTATCCCACTTTGGACATCAAGAGCATTAGAAGGAAAACCGGCAACCGTATTTATGTCCGCAGGATCGGGAGCAGGAAAAGAAGCCGCCATTTTATCTTTTTGGAATATTCTGGCCTCACACGGGATGATTATTGTACCAACAGGAATTATGGGAACTGCAACTTTAGACAAAACCGTTCCACAAGGAAATACGCCTTTCGGAGCTACGTCATTGGCAGGATCAACCGGAACAAGACCTTCTCCAAGTGAATTGAATCTGGCGAAGGAACAAGGAAAAGCTTTGGCCAGAGCTGCTTCAGGATTGAAAAATACCGAAAGCGCTAAAATTCTAAAAACAACTTCGGTAGAATCTAAAGTTGGTTTTGACATCAATAAAACGTTAAAAGACAATAACATCACACTTCCGGAGGCTCCAAAACCGGTTGGGAATTATGTGCCGTTTACCATTTCAGATCATAAAGTTTACATCAATCAAGTAGCCTTAAAAGACGGTAAAATTCTAAATCCCGGTAAAATTGGCGCAACCGTTACGGATGAACAAGCCAAGGAAGCTACTTATCAAACGATGCTAAATGTAATTGCGGTGCTAAAAGAAGCTTGTGGTGGTGATTTAAACAAAGTAAAACAATGTGTACAACTAACGGGTTATTTTAACACTACTCCGGAATATACACAACATGCGGCTATCATGAATTCGGCTTCGAATCTTACTGCTTTGGTTTTTGGAGAGAAAGGTAAACATGCCAGAGCTACAATTGGTGCTTTTTCTTTACCAATCAATTCGGCTGTGGAGATTCAGGCGGTTTTTGAAATCGAGTAA
- a CDS encoding HPF/RaiA family ribosome-associated protein, translated as MKIQINTDKNIEGHERLEAYFSGELEKTLARFEDKITRIEVHFGDENGEKFSLHDKKCVIEVRTAKLQPVTVTEHAESIEKAFQGASAKIKKSLTTTFEKMKAY; from the coding sequence ATGAAAATTCAAATTAACACCGACAAAAACATTGAGGGACACGAAAGATTAGAGGCTTATTTTTCTGGTGAATTAGAAAAAACACTGGCTCGTTTTGAAGACAAAATTACACGCATAGAAGTACATTTCGGAGACGAAAATGGTGAGAAATTCAGTCTGCACGACAAAAAATGTGTTATTGAAGTTCGTACCGCAAAATTGCAACCGGTTACCGTTACAGAACATGCCGAGAGTATCGAAAAAGCCTTTCAGGGTGCCTCTGCTAAAATTAAAAAATCACTTACTACTACTTTCGAAAAAATGAAAGCGTATTAA